The stretch of DNA GCCTTGGCGAAGGAGGGCCGGGGGAGCAGGGGCGGAGTTGTCTTCTTCACACAAAAAAGCGGCGCTGCTCTCGCAGCGCCGCTTTGGAGTCGGCCCTCTGGGGATCGGGGAATCAGGCCGCCTCGCGGGTGGGAGCGATTTCGATGCTGGCTTCCGGGTTGGGGTGGCTCAGTTCTTCGAGCCGGCGGAAGGCCTTCTTCAGGGTATTGGGCCAGGTGTCGGTGTTGTAGTTCACGCCGTACTGCTCGCACACTGCGCGAATCTCGGGCGCGATCTCGCGAAGGCGGTTGGTCGGGAACTTGGGGAACAGGTGGTGCTCGATCTGGTAGTCGAGCGCGCCGCAGAGAATCGAGACCGGCAGCGGCACCTCGAAGTTGTTGGCGGCCTCGGCCTGCATCGCATACCACTGGCCGCGGCCCTTTGCCTTGGTGCCCTCGGGGTAGTCGGCGACGTCGTCACCGATGTGGCCGCAGTAGATGGTCGCCGCGGCGTAGACGTCGCGCATGCGGCTGGAGATGAAGTTTCCGAGCGCGACCTTCCAGAAGAACGGGCCGGCCAGCGCGGGGAAGAGGACGTACTCCTTGGCCGCGTGGCGGGCGTACTTGCGCAGGAGCTGTTTGAAGGCCTTGCGCACCTTGGGCTCGCTGCGGTCCTTGAGCATCGCCGAATCCTCGGGCGTGCGGCCCAGTGCAAGGTCCTCGACGCCGGTGAAGTGCAGGTTCATGGCCGTGCCGAAGAACACCCACGAAAAAAGGCTCTGCGCGATCTGGTGCTCGTTCTTCTCGCTCCACTCCACGCCGGGATTGAGGCGCACGTTGCCGTAGCGCACGTCGGGGTCCTTGCCGACGATGTTGGTGTACTGGTGGTGCCCCACGTTGTGGCCCTTGTGCCAGGCTTCTTCATCGATGGGGGGCTCCCACTTGAAGGTCTTGGACTGGAAGCGCTCGGCGCCCTCCAGGCCGTCGAAGGCCTGGTGAAGCGCGGTGTGACCGACTTCCATGCTCTGGAGAATCTTGTAGATGGCCAGCGCCAGCACGCCGGCGCTGAAGGTGACGGGCTCGATGCTGAAGTGAATGAGCACGCGGCCCACCACTTCCATGGCGCGCGAGAAGGCGTCGACCTTCTTGATGTAGGCGACGTCCTCGTCGCCGATCTGTGCCTCCACGCGGTTGCGGATTTCGTCGATCGCCTTGCCGAAGAGCTCGAGTCGCTCTTCCTCGCTCTCCCAGTGGGGGAGCTTGTCGAAGCCGGCGGCGGGCTCCTTGCCGGTAATGTGCCGTGCGATCTCGCGAGGTGAAGGAATGCGCGCCGGCGGGGTGGCCGTGGCTCCTGCGTGGTCGTAAAGCTCTGTGGTTTCCATTGTTGCGTCCTCCCTGGACGGTGCCGCCCCTCTCCGGGGCAGCGAATACGGGATTTGTAATACAAATGAACAAACACGTCAATTAAAAAGTATTACGTATGGTAATATGCTGAAATTACTAGAATTTATTGAAAATTATTGCGTAGAAACTGCAGGGATGCTGCGCAAAGTTCCCTTGAACGGCTTTGACGTATGACAAAGTTAACGGAGATTACATATGGCGCGCGCAAGAAAAAGGGGCGGGCAGGGCCCGCCCCTGCGTGGGGACTGAGTTGGCGCAGCCTACGCGCTGACCGGCGGTTTCTTGTCCGCCCAGGGGTGGGCGGCTTCGAGCTGCGCGGCAAGGCGCAGCAGCGTCGCCTCGTCGCCGAATTTGGCGGTGAACATGCTGCCCACGGGCAGGTGTTCGTCGGTCCAGTAGAGCGGCACGCTCATGCTGGGCTGGCCGGTCACGTTGTAGACGGGCGGGTGGGGGATGAAGCTGAAGACTTCGGCGGCGTTGGCGTCGAGGGCCGCGCCGTTCTTCATGAGCGGCCCCAGCGGGATGCGCGAGGCGACCTTCTCGATCACGGCGTTGACGCCCTTTGCGTCCAGGAATCCGAGCTTCTGTGGCGGGGCGCCGGTGGTGGGATTGAGAACAACGTCGTAGTCCTCGCAGAAGAGCAGCACTTCGCGCGCCGCTTCCTGCAGGCGGCGAATGGCGTAGACGAACTCGCCGGCGCTGAACACGTCGCCCATGCGCGCGGCCAGCCAGGTGCGCTCCTCGAACTCGCCGAACTGGGCCTTGCGCCCGCGCGTGTCCTCGGCTTCCTTGATGTTCACCCACGAATAGGCCGCGGCCATCACGAGGAAGTTGCGCGAGAATGCGAGCCCGTCGAAGTTGGGGCGCGCCTCGATGCACTCGTGGCCGAGCGCTTCGAGCTTGCGCACCGTCTCGGCAATGGCGCGGCGGCACTCGGTGTGCACCTCGCCGGGCAGGAAGGGCTCGGCGCTATACGCGATGCGCAGCTTGCCCGGGTCCTTGCCCACTTCATCGAGAAACTTGCCGTGCGGCTTGGGCAGGTAGTGGAAGTCACCGAGGAACGGCCCGCAGGTGGCATCGAGCATGGCGGCGCTGTCGCGCACGCTGCGGGTCAGCACGTGCTCGATGGCAAAGCCGTGCCAGCCCTCGGACTCAGCCGGGCCCACGGGGGTGCGCCCGCGCGTGGGCTTGAGTCCGAAGATCCCGTTCATGGCGCTCGGAATGCGGATCGATCCGCCGCCGTCGCCGCCGCCGGCCATGGGTACCATGCGCGAGGCCACCGCCGCGCCCGTGCCGCCGGAGCTTCCGCCCGTGGTGCGCGAAGTATCCCAGGGATTGCGCGTGGGTCCGAAGGCCTTGGGCTCGGTCGTGGGCACCAGTCCGAACTCCGGGGTGTTGGTCTTGCCAAGCAGCACCACCCCCGAGGCCAGGTAGCGATTGGCCAGCTCGGAATTCTTCGCCGGTTTCCACCCGCGGTAAAAGCCCGCGCCCGAGCACATTTCCTCGCCCGCGTAGGCGGTCAGCAGGTCTTTAAAGAGAAACGGCACCCCGCGGAACGGGCCGGCCGGAAGCTCTCCCCTGGCGGCCTCGCGCGCGCGGTCATAGAAGGTGTGAATGACGGCGTTGAGCTGGGGGTTGAGCCGCTCGATCGCATCGATCGCGCTGTCCACGAGCTCCAGCGGCGTGACTTCCTTTTTCTCGACGAGCCCTGCGAGCCCCAGCGCATCGTGTTTGGTGTATTCAGCAAAACCGGCCATGGCG from Chrysiogenia bacterium encodes:
- a CDS encoding fatty acid desaturase; the protein is METTELYDHAGATATPPARIPSPREIARHITGKEPAAGFDKLPHWESEEERLELFGKAIDEIRNRVEAQIGDEDVAYIKKVDAFSRAMEVVGRVLIHFSIEPVTFSAGVLALAIYKILQSMEVGHTALHQAFDGLEGAERFQSKTFKWEPPIDEEAWHKGHNVGHHQYTNIVGKDPDVRYGNVRLNPGVEWSEKNEHQIAQSLFSWVFFGTAMNLHFTGVEDLALGRTPEDSAMLKDRSEPKVRKAFKQLLRKYARHAAKEYVLFPALAGPFFWKVALGNFISSRMRDVYAAATIYCGHIGDDVADYPEGTKAKGRGQWYAMQAEAANNFEVPLPVSILCGALDYQIEHHLFPKFPTNRLREIAPEIRAVCEQYGVNYNTDTWPNTLKKAFRRLEELSHPNPEASIEIAPTREAA
- a CDS encoding amidase, coding for MAGFAEYTKHDALGLAGLVEKKEVTPLELVDSAIDAIERLNPQLNAVIHTFYDRAREAARGELPAGPFRGVPFLFKDLLTAYAGEEMCSGAGFYRGWKPAKNSELANRYLASGVVLLGKTNTPEFGLVPTTEPKAFGPTRNPWDTSRTTGGSSGGTGAAVASRMVPMAGGGDGGGSIRIPSAMNGIFGLKPTRGRTPVGPAESEGWHGFAIEHVLTRSVRDSAAMLDATCGPFLGDFHYLPKPHGKFLDEVGKDPGKLRIAYSAEPFLPGEVHTECRRAIAETVRKLEALGHECIEARPNFDGLAFSRNFLVMAAAYSWVNIKEAEDTRGRKAQFGEFEERTWLAARMGDVFSAGEFVYAIRRLQEAAREVLLFCEDYDVVLNPTTGAPPQKLGFLDAKGVNAVIEKVASRIPLGPLMKNGAALDANAAEVFSFIPHPPVYNVTGQPSMSVPLYWTDEHLPVGSMFTAKFGDEATLLRLAAQLEAAHPWADKKPPVSA